The DNA sequence AGCTTGGCGGCCTCGTCGAGCGCGCCCTTGATCTCGTCGGACCGCGTCTCGGCCATCTTGCGCGCCGGCGGACCGCCGAGCTTCGCGAGGATGACCAGCAGGATGCCGAAGTTGAGCAGCATGAGCACGAACGGCGCGCTCATCGGCTCTTCTTCGTGACCCTCGGCCAGCGGCGCGTCGCCGAGCTTGCCGTCGCCCATCTTGCCGCCCGCGACGTCCTTGTTGCGGTAGCTGATGCCGAAGAAGTTGAAGTGCTTGCTCGGGTCGGCGTGGCCGCCGTGGGCCTCGCCGTGCTCGGCGCCAGCGTGGGCCTCACCGGCCGGGACCTCGGCCTGATCGGCCGGCTGGGCCAGCGCCACCGCGGGCGCGCCGACGAGCGCGGCGGCGAGCGCGAGCGAACGAACGA is a window from the Myxococcales bacterium genome containing:
- a CDS encoding ATP synthase F0 subunit B codes for the protein MRSFVRSLALAAALVGAPAVALAQPADQAEVPAGEAHAGAEHGEAHGGHADPSKHFNFFGISYRNKDVAGGKMGDGKLGDAPLAEGHEEEPMSAPFVLMLLNFGILLVILAKLGGPPARKMAETRSDEIKGALDEAAKLRKQAAAKLDEYNGKLAASEAEMDALLKGMRADAEADKARILANAETQAAAVKRDAELRIAAEIERARAELAREVAVAAAGAAEKLLREKTNATDHASLVDGFIRDVEAAARGSKGAI